A window from Rhizosphaericola mali encodes these proteins:
- the rsmI gene encoding 16S rRNA (cytidine(1402)-2'-O)-methyltransferase, with protein sequence MLYLVPTPIGNLKDVTLRALEILQSVDVILCEDTRTSSKFLQHYSIQKPLVPYHMHNEHKVVSNLVDEMAMGKNMALITDAGTPGVSDPAFLIVRECIKKDVKVESLPGATAFVPALVNSGLPTNRFCFEGFLPPKKGRMTLLKKLAVEERTMIIYESPMRLVKTLKEFITYFGAERQCSVSREITKMFEETKRGTLEEVSAYFQEKTVKGEIVIVLEGFEEK encoded by the coding sequence ATGCTTTATTTAGTTCCGACACCCATCGGTAATTTGAAAGATGTAACGCTACGTGCATTAGAAATTTTGCAAAGCGTTGATGTTATTTTATGTGAAGACACGCGCACATCGTCCAAATTTTTACAACATTATTCTATCCAAAAGCCTTTGGTTCCATATCACATGCACAACGAGCATAAAGTTGTAAGCAATTTGGTGGACGAGATGGCTATGGGAAAAAATATGGCATTGATCACCGATGCAGGCACGCCAGGTGTTTCTGATCCTGCATTTTTGATCGTACGAGAATGCATTAAAAAAGACGTCAAAGTGGAGTCTCTTCCAGGTGCGACGGCATTTGTTCCTGCTTTAGTCAATAGTGGCTTGCCGACCAATCGTTTTTGTTTCGAAGGATTTTTGCCACCCAAAAAAGGTCGTATGACCTTATTAAAAAAGTTGGCGGTAGAAGAGCGTACGATGATTATATACGAAAGCCCCATGCGCCTAGTCAAGACTTTGAAGGAATTTATTACCTATTTTGGGGCAGAACGCCAATGTAGTGTTAGCCGAGAAATCACGAAAATGTTCGAAGAAACAAAACGCGGTACTCTGGAAGAAGTGAGCGCTTATTTCCAAGAAAAAACGGTAAAAGGTGAAATCGTAATTGTACTAGAAGGATTTGAAGAGAAATAA
- a CDS encoding SRPBCC family protein produces the protein MKGIRFAIISILVLFGLITAVGMLFSSHVTVIRQVDIQAPKDSIEKNISDINNWHKWMIDTSVQIAFFTKNTQGVNASAQIAKSRVTITKIDSIHINTEWAGTRGNPQMSGFTIIPSTSVPNAYTVQWYFTQKLDWYPWQRIGATLNEKILGPSMEKSLDKLKKTSEGE, from the coding sequence ATGAAAGGAATTCGTTTCGCAATTATAAGTATTTTAGTATTATTTGGATTGATTACGGCAGTTGGTATGCTTTTTTCTTCCCATGTTACGGTCATCCGTCAAGTGGATATTCAAGCGCCAAAGGACAGTATAGAAAAGAACATTTCGGATATAAATAATTGGCATAAGTGGATGATTGACACATCTGTTCAAATCGCCTTTTTTACAAAAAATACACAAGGCGTCAATGCGTCTGCGCAGATTGCCAAAAGTCGCGTTACGATTACCAAAATTGATAGTATTCATATCAATACAGAGTGGGCAGGAACAAGAGGAAATCCTCAAATGAGTGGATTTACCATCATACCAAGTACTTCCGTTCCCAATGCATACACGGTACAATGGTATTTTACACAAAAATTAGATTGGTATCCTTGGCAAAGAATCGGTGCGACTTTAAATGAAAAAATCCTCGGCCCCTCTATGGAAAAGTCTTTGGATAAATTGAAGAAAACATCGGAAGGAGAATAA
- a CDS encoding ABC transporter permease, with translation MAGKYNQFRAMLAITRAGLQSMLRSPSSIMFSIGFPLVFILVFGFMGDTNKISLKIAVDHQSDTLNPIYFQIKNAATFDIVEKSKEATLEDVQKGRIVGIISIKKSNDPKAPETISITTSHAVSTQNISVLKTMLNAEIDKMDRTLYPNAATVATVEKEVNVLPGRVYRTIDFILPGMMGFSLLAAGIFGVAFLFFNLRQQLVLKRFFATPISRTYIVLGEALSRVIFQMVTAVIIIAVGVFAFHFTLIHGWITFLEIMLLSFFSLVIFMGCGFIVGSVAKTESAVPPLANIFTMPQFLLAGTFFSIESFPQWLQTFCNFLPLTHFNNAMRNIAFEGASLFACWPDLLNLTIWGIIVYAIAIKLFRWE, from the coding sequence ATGGCAGGAAAATACAATCAATTTAGAGCGATGCTCGCAATCACCCGAGCAGGATTACAATCCATGTTAAGAAGTCCGTCTTCGATTATGTTTAGCATTGGATTTCCTTTGGTATTCATTCTTGTATTTGGATTTATGGGTGATACGAATAAAATTTCACTCAAAATTGCTGTAGATCATCAGAGTGACACACTCAATCCTATTTATTTTCAAATAAAAAATGCTGCGACTTTTGATATCGTTGAAAAAAGCAAAGAAGCAACGTTAGAAGATGTTCAAAAAGGACGTATTGTAGGAATTATTTCTATCAAAAAATCGAATGATCCCAAAGCTCCAGAAACCATCAGCATTACCACATCTCATGCCGTATCCACACAAAATATTTCCGTATTGAAAACCATGCTCAATGCAGAAATTGATAAAATGGATCGCACATTGTATCCCAATGCCGCAACTGTCGCAACAGTTGAAAAAGAAGTAAACGTACTTCCTGGTAGAGTATACAGAACCATTGATTTTATACTTCCTGGTATGATGGGATTTTCCTTATTGGCGGCTGGTATATTTGGTGTGGCATTTTTATTTTTCAATTTGCGTCAGCAATTAGTTTTGAAAAGATTTTTTGCAACGCCGATTTCTAGAACCTATATCGTATTGGGAGAGGCATTGAGTAGAGTAATATTTCAAATGGTCACAGCGGTAATCATTATAGCAGTTGGTGTATTTGCTTTTCATTTTACGCTAATTCATGGCTGGATTACCTTTTTGGAAATTATGCTCTTAAGTTTTTTCTCCTTAGTTATTTTCATGGGTTGTGGCTTTATTGTAGGCAGCGTTGCCAAGACCGAAAGTGCGGTGCCCCCATTGGCAAATATTTTCACTATGCCTCAATTTTTATTGGCAGGTACATTTTTCTCAATTGAGTCATTTCCACAATGGCTACAAACATTTTGTAATTTTTTACCGTTAACACATTTCAATAATGCAATGAGAAATATTGCATTTGAAGGTGCAAGTTTATTTGCCTGTTGGCCAGATTTATTGAATCTTACGATTTGGGGTATTATTGTTTATGCTATCGCTATCAAATTATTTCGTTGGGAATAA
- a CDS encoding ABC transporter ATP-binding protein codes for MLQAEGIHKFYGELEVLKGVDLTIQKGEIVSIIGSSGAGKSTLLHILGSLDAADEGSVQLNDVVITQLKGKKLADFRNKNIGFVFQFHHLLPEFSALENVCIPGWIAGRKKKEVEDDAKSLLTKLGLAEKMDNKPSQLSGGQQQRVAVARALINKPAIVFADEPTGNLDSKNAKELHNLFVQLRNEFEQTFLIVTHNEELASMSNRVLHMKDGRIINEQIN; via the coding sequence ATGCTTCAAGCAGAAGGTATTCATAAGTTTTATGGGGAATTGGAAGTTTTAAAAGGAGTAGACCTCACCATTCAAAAAGGAGAGATTGTTTCTATTATAGGTTCTTCTGGTGCAGGTAAAAGTACCTTGTTACATATTTTAGGATCTTTGGATGCCGCTGATGAAGGTTCCGTTCAGTTAAATGATGTTGTTATTACCCAATTGAAAGGAAAGAAATTGGCGGACTTTAGGAATAAAAACATTGGTTTCGTTTTCCAATTTCACCATTTGTTACCCGAATTTTCAGCTTTGGAAAATGTTTGTATTCCAGGTTGGATTGCAGGAAGAAAGAAAAAGGAAGTTGAAGATGATGCCAAAAGTCTTTTGACAAAATTGGGATTGGCAGAAAAGATGGATAACAAACCTTCTCAATTGAGTGGCGGACAACAACAGAGAGTTGCCGTGGCGAGGGCTTTGATCAATAAACCTGCAATCGTGTTTGCTGACGAACCAACTGGAAATTTGGATAGTAAAAATGCGAAAGAACTACACAACCTATTCGTTCAATTAAGAAATGAATTTGAACAAACCTTTTTGATCGTAACACATAATGAAGAATTAGCTAGCATGAGCAATCGTGTTTTGCATATGAAAGATGGAAGAATTATCAATGAACAGATTAATTAG
- a CDS encoding cob(I)yrinic acid a,c-diamide adenosyltransferase, protein MAFKIYTKTGDKGTTGLIGGSRVSKSNERIQVCGDLDELNAHIGMISDLNIQYSEISNLLRSIQNDIFCIGAWVTLDPKKKNHTPIPELSEDNIKVLELAIDTMEETLPQMTHFILPGGHPTVSEIHIARAVCRRAERELVHLSENENVVNVGNLLCYLNRLSDYLFVLGRFVAKKMNVEEIKWTPNV, encoded by the coding sequence ATGGCTTTTAAAATTTATACCAAAACAGGCGATAAAGGAACCACAGGGCTCATCGGAGGCTCCCGTGTATCGAAGTCAAATGAGCGAATTCAAGTATGTGGAGACTTGGATGAATTGAATGCACATATTGGAATGATCTCTGATCTTAATATACAATACAGTGAAATATCGAATCTATTAAGATCAATTCAAAATGATATATTTTGTATAGGAGCTTGGGTAACACTGGACCCTAAGAAAAAAAATCACACTCCCATTCCAGAATTATCAGAAGATAATATCAAGGTCTTAGAATTGGCAATTGATACGATGGAGGAAACCTTACCCCAAATGACACATTTCATATTACCAGGTGGTCATCCAACCGTATCCGAAATTCACATTGCTCGCGCTGTTTGTCGCCGAGCCGAAAGAGAATTAGTTCATTTGTCTGAAAATGAAAATGTTGTTAATGTGGGAAATCTATTGTGTTATTTGAATAGATTGAGCGATTATCTATTCGTTTTGGGCCGATTTGTAGCTAAGAAAATGAATGTCGAAGAAATTAAATGGACTCCAAATGTCTAA
- a CDS encoding AsmA family protein: MTSRASKIWKRIGIIFGSVIVLIVLVLSIGSWYISSHKEKIKNLIVEEVRKKVHGTFEMGDLSVSIWRDFPRLQVGITNVILKDSIIQKPIIQIGHLYTNVNVLKLLFGKAKINQLNIEDGQIQLLTNKDGYTNTSIFNNNDTTSKNESSDKKETELPINSINLRNVQFVLDDQHGNKFYGIKIIRLKGEFTKPDSNYAIRLNMDTYIQGMGFVTKNGFFFRKKYLSANWKEMHFNPRNGDLTFASSPVFIDHHIFNIGGGFNFSADSATSKLDLTVQSSQTTFKDCASILADNIQHSLSLYKLEGPIDVEATLKGSLKQSTPTIHLRASAPNNTIKLPSDVILDSVRFVGYYNNQLDVKKEPTDPNSGISFKGFGASWNGVPLIGDKIHVVNLSIPIINLKIHSEGELSNLNSQFNLVSLKFLGGHARLDIGYDGRAESVNDIIQNFAGKLVVSNGKAVYVPKGLKFEECNGAIIFGSNALTVNNLTASLNGNKVYVNIKGKASDLNAKNPVKSWLICDVHAPTLNLAYFKSLFGSTSSSATSSSNKSRPKSTKTNSSQLGSASLNIDDILEKGDFNLNLRSENIIYNNFKATNLISKIRFSNNSWTLGQFSLNHAEGKMNLHGTVIPISATRNNADFVLDFNKVNIQKLFYGFNNFGIDNISYKNIKGLFTSNLNLSTVINNDGNIIPRTTVGWINFNLSNGELINFPPLLSIQKYVFKNRDLNDVKFATITNKIKVDKGDFYINKMEIASTVLRLFVNGIYSPNGNTDLSIQVPFASLIKKKSKQESLEKTGDPEKAGASVYLRATNKDGGPIGVKLDVFKKLRKDEISERMAKEGILQN; the protein is encoded by the coding sequence ATGACCTCAAGAGCATCTAAAATATGGAAGCGTATTGGTATTATATTCGGTAGTGTTATCGTTTTGATAGTTCTCGTACTTTCGATTGGTAGCTGGTACATTTCTTCCCATAAAGAGAAAATAAAAAACTTAATTGTGGAAGAAGTAAGAAAGAAGGTACATGGTACTTTTGAGATGGGAGATTTGAGTGTCAGCATCTGGAGGGATTTTCCACGATTACAAGTCGGTATTACGAATGTTATTTTAAAAGATTCTATTATACAAAAGCCAATTATTCAGATAGGACATCTTTATACGAATGTCAATGTGTTAAAGTTATTGTTTGGTAAGGCTAAAATAAATCAACTGAATATTGAAGATGGACAAATACAGCTTTTAACGAATAAAGATGGTTACACAAATACATCTATATTTAATAATAATGATACTACAAGTAAAAATGAATCCTCTGATAAGAAAGAAACAGAGCTACCAATAAATTCGATTAATTTAAGAAATGTCCAGTTTGTTCTAGATGATCAACATGGCAATAAATTTTATGGAATAAAAATTATTAGACTAAAGGGCGAGTTTACAAAGCCAGATTCCAATTATGCTATACGTTTAAATATGGATACCTATATACAAGGGATGGGTTTTGTTACAAAAAATGGATTCTTTTTTCGAAAAAAATATTTATCTGCCAATTGGAAAGAAATGCACTTCAATCCTCGTAATGGAGATTTGACTTTTGCGTCATCACCCGTATTTATTGATCATCATATTTTTAATATTGGAGGTGGATTTAATTTTAGCGCTGATTCCGCAACATCCAAACTAGATCTGACTGTACAAAGTTCACAGACGACGTTTAAAGATTGTGCAAGTATTTTGGCAGATAATATTCAGCATTCTCTTTCCTTATACAAATTAGAAGGTCCCATAGATGTGGAGGCAACATTAAAGGGGTCATTAAAGCAATCAACACCTACTATTCATTTAAGAGCCTCGGCTCCAAATAATACGATTAAATTACCTTCAGATGTGATCTTGGATAGTGTACGATTTGTGGGTTATTACAATAATCAATTAGATGTAAAAAAGGAACCTACTGATCCTAATTCAGGTATATCGTTTAAAGGTTTTGGCGCGAGTTGGAATGGCGTTCCTTTGATTGGTGATAAAATACATGTGGTTAATTTGAGTATTCCTATTATCAATTTAAAAATACATTCGGAAGGAGAATTATCCAATCTTAATAGTCAATTTAACCTAGTAAGTTTAAAATTTTTGGGCGGACATGCAAGACTAGATATTGGCTACGATGGGCGCGCAGAATCTGTAAATGATATTATCCAAAATTTTGCCGGAAAATTAGTGGTATCTAACGGCAAAGCAGTATATGTTCCTAAAGGATTAAAGTTTGAGGAATGTAATGGTGCAATTATATTTGGAAGCAATGCTTTAACTGTGAACAATCTTACCGCTTCACTAAATGGAAATAAAGTTTATGTAAATATAAAGGGGAAAGCAAGCGATTTAAATGCAAAAAATCCAGTTAAGAGCTGGTTAATTTGTGATGTACATGCGCCAACATTAAACTTGGCTTACTTTAAAAGTTTATTTGGTTCTACATCCAGCAGTGCAACTTCATCCTCCAATAAATCTAGGCCCAAATCTACCAAAACAAATTCAAGTCAATTAGGTAGTGCATCTTTAAATATAGATGATATATTGGAAAAGGGAGATTTCAATTTAAATCTAAGATCAGAAAATATTATTTACAATAATTTCAAAGCGACCAATTTGATTAGTAAAATTCGATTTTCCAATAATAGCTGGACGTTAGGACAATTTTCTTTGAATCACGCGGAAGGAAAAATGAATTTGCATGGAACTGTTATACCAATCTCTGCAACAAGAAATAATGCAGATTTTGTACTAGACTTCAATAAAGTAAATATCCAAAAGCTTTTTTATGGCTTTAATAATTTTGGTATTGATAATATTTCTTATAAAAATATAAAAGGATTATTTACATCTAATTTAAATCTGAGTACAGTAATCAATAATGATGGTAATATTATTCCTAGAACGACCGTAGGTTGGATTAATTTTAATCTAAGTAATGGAGAGTTGATCAATTTTCCCCCCTTGTTGTCGATTCAGAAATATGTATTTAAAAATAGAGATTTGAATGATGTGAAATTTGCTACAATAACAAATAAGATAAAAGTAGACAAGGGGGATTTTTATATCAATAAAATGGAAATCGCATCCACAGTATTAAGATTATTTGTCAATGGGATTTACAGTCCGAATGGTAATACGGATCTAAGTATTCAAGTTCCGTTTGCGTCTTTAATAAAAAAGAAGAGTAAACAAGAGTCCTTGGAAAAGACAGGTGATCCCGAGAAAGCTGGAGCTAGCGTATATTTAAGAGCCACCAACAAAGATGGTGGCCCGATAGGCGTCAAATTAGATGTTTTTAAAAAATTACGCAAAGATGAAATTTCAGAAAGAATGGCCAAAGAAGGAATTTTACAAAACTAA
- the purN gene encoding phosphoribosylglycinamide formyltransferase — protein MKFIKLAILASGTGSNAANILSYLKNSESVSVGLIATNNSNAGVLEYAKAYNVPTLILESARFKKGDAYIPELEKFDYLILAGFLWKIPAKLVQAFSERIINIHPSLLPKYGGNGMYGHFVHEAVIANKESESGITIHLVDEVYDNGKHLFQAKCLVNEADTPESLAQKIHQLEHANFPEVILEYILSRN, from the coding sequence ATGAAATTTATCAAATTAGCCATTTTGGCAAGCGGCACAGGTAGTAATGCAGCAAATATTCTTTCTTATTTAAAAAATAGCGAATCAGTCTCTGTTGGATTAATTGCTACTAATAATTCAAATGCAGGTGTATTGGAATATGCTAAAGCATATAATGTGCCGACTTTAATTTTGGAATCTGCTCGTTTCAAGAAAGGTGACGCTTACATTCCAGAATTAGAAAAATTTGATTATTTAATTTTAGCAGGTTTCTTGTGGAAAATTCCAGCAAAATTGGTTCAAGCATTTTCTGAGCGTATTATCAATATACACCCTTCGCTTTTGCCAAAATATGGAGGGAATGGTATGTATGGCCATTTTGTACATGAAGCAGTTATTGCAAATAAAGAATCCGAAAGTGGCATTACTATTCATCTTGTGGATGAAGTATATGATAATGGCAAGCATCTTTTCCAAGCAAAATGTCTTGTTAATGAGGCAGATACCCCAGAAAGTTTAGCACAAAAGATTCATCAATTAGAACATGCCAATTTTCCTGAAGTTATTTTGGAGTATATTTTATCCCGCAATTAG
- a CDS encoding c-type cytochrome, whose translation MIHFKNFISKFGVVLSLVLLLSSSSLFAQDGKALFQANCASCHALDKVLTGPALRGVEDRWPSRADIHSWVLNSAAVLKSGNKYANNLFNQYGKVSMTAFQGTLDTKQIDAILDYIKTAPQPKADNGAGGAADASAQGDGSDNSLFYGIITVVLAIVVLILIQVNTNLKRVAEKKAGEPQLQTPTPWYRKKSVLVFLVVIVFLGFGYCLAKNAIGLGHYQNYEPKQPIFYSHKVHAGVNQINCQYCHIGVYQGKQATIPAVNICMNCHKAIKEYTGAPLKDEEGNDINGTAEIQKLYAYAGYDPSKDGTNWDASKAKPIAWTRIHNLPDHVYFNHSQHVKVGQVACQTCHGEIQNMNEVKQFAPLTMGWCINCHRTTKVQFKDNGFYSMYEKYHDELKSGKIDSVTVFMIGGTECQKCHY comes from the coding sequence ATGATTCATTTTAAAAATTTCATAAGTAAGTTCGGCGTAGTACTGAGTTTGGTTTTGTTATTATCCAGTTCAAGTCTATTTGCTCAAGACGGTAAGGCGTTATTTCAAGCCAATTGTGCTTCATGTCATGCCTTAGACAAAGTTTTAACAGGTCCTGCATTAAGAGGAGTCGAAGATCGTTGGCCCAGTAGAGCTGATATACACTCTTGGGTTCTAAACAGTGCAGCTGTATTAAAGTCAGGTAACAAGTATGCAAACAATTTGTTTAACCAATATGGCAAGGTAAGCATGACAGCTTTCCAAGGTACATTGGATACAAAACAGATTGATGCCATCTTAGATTACATTAAGACGGCTCCACAACCTAAAGCAGATAATGGTGCTGGTGGTGCAGCGGATGCGAGTGCACAAGGTGATGGTTCTGACAACAGTTTATTTTATGGTATTATTACTGTAGTATTAGCTATTGTAGTATTAATCTTAATTCAAGTTAATACAAACTTGAAAAGAGTTGCTGAAAAGAAAGCTGGTGAACCTCAATTACAAACACCAACTCCTTGGTATAGAAAGAAATCAGTTTTGGTTTTCTTAGTAGTAATTGTATTCTTAGGATTTGGATATTGTTTAGCTAAAAATGCGATAGGTCTAGGACATTATCAAAATTATGAGCCTAAACAACCGATATTCTACTCACACAAGGTACACGCAGGTGTAAATCAGATAAATTGCCAATACTGTCACATAGGCGTATATCAAGGCAAACAAGCAACTATTCCCGCTGTGAATATTTGTATGAACTGTCACAAGGCAATTAAAGAATACACTGGAGCTCCATTGAAAGATGAAGAAGGGAACGATATCAACGGTACAGCTGAAATTCAAAAATTGTATGCTTACGCTGGATACGATCCAAGCAAAGATGGTACTAATTGGGATGCTTCTAAAGCGAAACCAATCGCTTGGACAAGAATTCACAACTTACCTGATCACGTTTACTTCAATCACTCTCAACACGTAAAAGTTGGACAAGTAGCTTGTCAAACTTGCCACGGAGAAATTCAAAATATGAATGAAGTAAAACAATTTGCTCCTTTGACAATGGGATGGTGTATCAACTGTCACAGAACTACAAAAGTTCAGTTCAAAGACAATGGTTTCTATAGCATGTACGAAAAATATCACGATGAATTAAAGAGTGGCAAAATTGATTCTGTTACAGTATTCATGATTGGAGGTACAGAATGTCAAAAATGTCACTATTAA